Proteins from one Candidatus Delongbacteria bacterium genomic window:
- a CDS encoding T9SS type A sorting domain-containing protein codes for MLTKFILLLTFSTFLLSSTWIHTYGGNEKDDIYGFDFTNDNNILAVGSTKSFSFDNHRKGMLVKVDLNGGTQWLKTYSNGNPYNLTKMVVSNEFIYLGGVVNTNGDQDALLIKTDLEGNIIWEKQFGDSDIQFASCIYLCEDSILLSMECKTSNPYADGKLLILDLDGNLIEDFDFPNQIIRSIIQVDGGFVFCGYETGSVYLYSGLIGKVDNNFQVEWSEIYNEYNDSEYFYDFVVTTEDNRSYFTCVGTANASYINSNTVGIITKVNDDGMKIWSTVFDYSEETNDQITSISTSSDGNFIISGFINFKFNNSADCFGLIAKVDHGGNIIWEKNHNLSIDEFDFFNRVKEVQSSGDLLIVGSVGGNDVLYGNSDGLILRTDSEGNYTDIDENFEKNSDLVITSYPNPFNASTTFTFTSNYLGEAKITVTNTNGQLIDKFIRNITAKGTHSFSFDAVNLHSGIYFVKIEIGSSTSIKKISLIK; via the coding sequence ATGTTAACAAAATTTATATTATTACTCACTTTTAGTACTTTTTTACTCAGCTCTACTTGGATACATACTTATGGTGGAAATGAAAAAGATGATATATATGGATTCGATTTTACGAATGACAATAATATTCTAGCTGTTGGTTCTACAAAATCATTCTCATTTGACAATCATAGGAAAGGTATGCTTGTAAAGGTAGACTTAAATGGTGGAACTCAATGGTTGAAAACATATAGTAATGGGAATCCATATAATTTAACTAAAATGGTTGTATCCAATGAATTTATCTATCTTGGTGGAGTTGTAAATACCAATGGGGATCAAGATGCTCTATTAATCAAGACAGATCTGGAAGGAAATATTATATGGGAAAAACAGTTTGGTGATAGTGACATCCAGTTTGCTTCGTGTATTTATTTATGTGAAGATTCTATACTACTTTCAATGGAATGTAAAACTTCGAATCCATATGCAGATGGGAAGTTACTTATTCTTGATTTAGATGGAAATCTAATAGAAGATTTTGATTTCCCAAATCAGATAATTAGATCGATAATCCAAGTCGATGGAGGATTTGTTTTCTGTGGATATGAGACAGGATCAGTTTATTTGTATTCAGGATTGATAGGTAAAGTTGACAATAATTTTCAGGTTGAATGGAGCGAAATCTATAATGAGTACAATGATTCAGAATATTTCTATGACTTTGTTGTAACTACTGAAGATAATAGAAGTTATTTTACTTGTGTTGGTACTGCAAACGCTTCATATATAAATTCAAATACTGTTGGTATAATTACAAAAGTAAATGATGATGGTATGAAAATTTGGTCTACAGTTTTTGATTATAGCGAGGAGACTAATGATCAGATTACGAGTATTAGTACATCTTCGGATGGAAATTTCATAATTTCAGGCTTTATAAATTTCAAATTCAATAACTCAGCTGACTGTTTTGGTTTAATTGCTAAAGTTGATCATGGAGGTAATATTATTTGGGAAAAAAATCATAATTTATCCATTGATGAATTTGATTTCTTTAACAGAGTTAAAGAAGTTCAATCTTCGGGAGATTTGCTTATTGTTGGTTCTGTAGGAGGAAATGATGTTTTATATGGAAACTCTGATGGACTGATATTAAGAACAGATAGCGAAGGTAACTATACTGACATTGATGAAAATTTTGAAAAAAATTCTGATTTGGTTATAACATCTTATCCTAACCCATTTAATGCATCTACAACATTCACTTTTACATCTAATTATTTAGGTGAAGCGAAGATTACAGTAACAAATACTAACGGTCAGTTAATAGATAAGTTTATTAGAAATATTACAGCTAAAGGAACTCATAGTTTTAGTTTTGATGCTGTAAATCTCCATAGTGGAATATATTTTGTAAAGATTGAAATAGGGAGTAGTACTTCAATAAAAAAGATAAGTTTAATTAAATAG
- the rsgA gene encoding ribosome small subunit-dependent GTPase A, whose translation MNEKFRGLVLYGNGVEYRISTENGEIDAKLRGRLLHVTKRSHHPVCAGDYVEILVQKDGSYYIDKILPRKNRISRPANLHFRKEQVLSANIDILFIINSVVEPPLNPAFIDRLLVFSDNQDIDTYLVVNKSDLGIDELDKYYIEGYEQIGVKIIETSVKDGKNIDLIADLCKGKVASFIGKSGVGKSSILNAIDDTILQKVGAISDFSSKGKHTTKQARLFPLKEGGFIIDTPGIKEFGLWQIRSTELKNHFPEFREYSSQCKYYNCNHLDEPHCRVKEAVEDGDIPDFRYENYIKIFESLTEYDDELNTKR comes from the coding sequence TTGAACGAGAAATTTAGGGGTCTTGTCCTTTATGGAAATGGAGTAGAATACAGGATATCTACTGAAAATGGAGAAATAGATGCCAAACTAAGAGGGCGGCTACTGCATGTTACTAAAAGATCACATCACCCTGTTTGTGCAGGAGATTATGTTGAAATTCTTGTTCAGAAAGATGGAAGCTATTACATCGATAAAATCTTACCCAGAAAAAATCGAATATCAAGACCGGCTAATTTACATTTTAGAAAAGAGCAGGTGTTGTCCGCAAATATAGATATTCTTTTCATTATAAATTCGGTTGTTGAACCACCTTTAAATCCTGCTTTTATTGATAGATTATTGGTTTTCAGTGATAATCAAGATATTGACACATATCTGGTTGTCAACAAGTCAGATCTCGGTATAGATGAACTTGATAAATATTATATTGAAGGTTATGAGCAGATAGGTGTTAAGATTATTGAAACATCTGTAAAAGATGGTAAAAATATAGATTTGATTGCAGATTTGTGTAAGGGAAAGGTAGCCTCTTTCATAGGAAAGTCTGGTGTAGGTAAATCTTCAATATTAAATGCAATAGATGATACAATTTTACAAAAAGTTGGTGCTATTTCGGACTTTTCTTCAAAAGGAAAGCATACAACAAAGCAAGCAAGATTATTTCCTCTAAAAGAAGGAGGTTTTATAATTGATACTCCTGGGATTAAGGAGTTTGGTTTGTGGCAGATAAGATCAACAGAGTTAAAAAATCATTTTCCGGAGTTTAGAGAATATTCTTCCCAGTGTAAATATTACAATTGCAACCATCTTGATGAGCCTCATTGCAGAGTAAAAGAAGCTGTTGAAGATGGAGATATTCCTGATTTCAGGTATGAAAATTATATCAAAATTTTCGAGTCATTAACAGAATATGATGATGAATTAAATACAAAGCGGTAA
- a CDS encoding CoA-binding protein produces MKIAVIGASNDRFKYGNIIVRDLISCGHDVYPVNPHESLIENLKCYKTISDLPEGINLLNFVVPPKITLQVVKNAVELGYKFFWFQPGSENPEADFILKEYKDAIAIHSCVLVDKVRLKKLEEEHRNDKQNMI; encoded by the coding sequence ATGAAAATAGCAGTCATTGGTGCTTCAAATGATAGATTCAAATATGGCAATATTATTGTCAGGGATTTAATATCCTGTGGTCATGATGTCTATCCTGTTAATCCTCATGAATCTCTTATTGAAAATTTGAAATGTTATAAAACAATATCCGATCTGCCAGAAGGAATCAATCTTTTGAATTTTGTAGTTCCACCAAAAATCACATTGCAAGTTGTTAAGAATGCCGTAGAGCTTGGGTATAAATTTTTCTGGTTCCAACCTGGTTCTGAAAACCCTGAAGCAGATTTTATTTTGAAAGAATATAAAGACGCAATTGCTATACATTCATGTGTTTTGGTTGATAAAGTAAGGCTAAAAAAGTTAGAAGAAGAACATCGTAACGATAAACAGAACATGATATAA
- a CDS encoding sigma-70 family RNA polymerase sigma factor, protein MKMKLSDEELMYRFQNGDERAFNEIVERYKQKLSNHIYYYVKNSDLVEDIVQNAFVRIYLNKEKYKDVAKVSTWIYTIAINLAKTEIMKRSRAEVFSITGKEGEGDYEIPDNKADTSDPVLRDELKSKISEAIGTLEDKFREIIIMRDVDDLSYEEIAEILDIPVGTVKSRLNRARQNLRELLSDYIDN, encoded by the coding sequence ATGAAAATGAAGCTTAGTGATGAAGAGCTGATGTATCGCTTCCAAAATGGTGATGAAAGAGCGTTCAATGAAATAGTAGAAAGATATAAGCAGAAGCTATCGAACCATATCTATTATTATGTTAAAAATAGTGACCTAGTTGAAGATATTGTCCAAAATGCTTTTGTTCGAATATATCTCAATAAAGAAAAGTACAAAGATGTCGCAAAAGTCTCTACTTGGATTTATACAATAGCTATAAATCTAGCAAAAACAGAAATAATGAAAAGATCTAGGGCTGAAGTCTTTTCTATAACTGGTAAAGAGGGTGAGGGTGATTATGAAATTCCCGATAATAAAGCAGATACTTCTGATCCAGTTTTGAGAGATGAGCTTAAATCTAAAATATCTGAAGCAATTGGAACGCTTGAGGATAAATTTAGGGAGATAATCATTATGAGAGATGTAGACGATCTTAGCTATGAAGAAATTGCAGAGATTCTTGATATTCCGGTAGGTACAGTCAAATCAAGATTAAACCGTGCCAGACAGAATTTGAGAGAACTGCTATCAGATTATATTGATAATTAA
- the udp gene encoding uridine phosphorylase has protein sequence MKYHVKLDNKMIAGAKTAILPGDPGRVEKTAKSIDQQAKFLASNREYTSWLANSGNEMILVCSTGIGGPSLGICVEELASLGIKNFLRIGTTGAIQENISVPSLIVSTASVRLDGTSFHYAPLNFPAVSDFHLTKKLVESIEKLGYEHHIGITASSDTFYPGQERYDTFTGYVRKEFQGSLKEWQKLNVLNFEMESSALFTIASVFGLKAACVASVIVNRTKNETPSDSVLNNAERMLADVVKEFCMSL, from the coding sequence ATGAAATACCACGTTAAACTTGATAATAAAATGATTGCAGGTGCAAAAACTGCAATTTTACCAGGAGATCCGGGAAGAGTTGAAAAAACTGCAAAATCCATAGATCAACAAGCAAAGTTTTTAGCATCAAACAGGGAATACACCTCTTGGTTGGCGAATTCTGGAAACGAGATGATTTTAGTTTGTTCAACAGGTATTGGTGGTCCTTCTCTTGGAATATGTGTTGAAGAGTTGGCAAGTTTAGGGATAAAAAATTTTTTACGGATTGGGACCACAGGAGCAATTCAGGAAAACATTTCTGTTCCATCATTAATAGTTTCAACAGCATCGGTTAGGCTTGATGGAACTTCTTTTCATTATGCTCCTTTAAATTTTCCTGCTGTTTCAGATTTCCATCTAACAAAAAAGCTTGTTGAAAGTATAGAAAAACTTGGCTATGAGCATCACATAGGTATTACAGCATCTTCTGATACATTTTATCCTGGACAGGAAAGGTATGATACTTTTACAGGTTATGTAAGAAAAGAGTTTCAAGGAAGTTTAAAGGAATGGCAAAAATTAAATGTGCTTAATTTTGAAATGGAGAGTTCAGCATTGTTTACGATTGCATCTGTTTTTGGATTAAAAGCAGCATGTGTTGCCAGTGTCATTGTTAATAGAACAAAAAATGAAACTCCATCTGATAGCGTATTGAATAATGCTGAACGGATGCTCGCCGATGTTGTAAAAGAATTTTGTATGAGTTTGTAA
- the yedF gene encoding sulfurtransferase-like selenium metabolism protein YedF yields the protein MKKIDLRNLACPGPVIETKKAIAETNEDLIVVINSVASRENVGRFLQSQNIDHVVIEKGVEFEVHIKSKSEKAEVQSEENASTGRVVYITDDKIGEDSELGKILMKAFIHTIKDADILPEKIFFVNKGVFITTNWEDSINDLKEFEKLGVKIYSCGTCLNFFNITENLKVGMIGNAYDTVNSLLNATSVVRF from the coding sequence ATGAAGAAAATTGATTTAAGAAATCTTGCTTGTCCAGGTCCTGTTATCGAGACTAAAAAAGCCATTGCAGAAACAAATGAAGATCTAATAGTTGTTATAAATTCAGTAGCGTCCAGAGAAAATGTTGGTAGATTTTTACAGAGTCAAAATATTGATCATGTGGTAATAGAAAAAGGGGTTGAATTTGAAGTACATATAAAGAGCAAGTCTGAAAAAGCTGAAGTACAATCGGAAGAAAATGCATCAACTGGCAGAGTTGTTTACATCACTGATGATAAAATTGGGGAAGACTCTGAGCTAGGTAAAATTTTAATGAAAGCATTTATTCATACTATAAAAGATGCTGATATTTTGCCAGAAAAGATTTTCTTTGTGAATAAGGGTGTTTTTATTACTACAAATTGGGAAGACTCAATAAATGATCTAAAAGAATTTGAAAAATTAGGTGTAAAAATTTACTCATGTGGTACTTGTCTTAATTTCTTTAATATCACAGAAAATCTTAAGGTTGGTATGATTGGAAATGCCTACGATACTGTAAATTCTCTACTAAATGCTACTTCAGTTGTGAGGTTTTAG
- a CDS encoding DUF3343 domain-containing protein, which produces MKKWFILFDSTNHAIMAEHFLKKERLKIRIVPVPRELSSNCGVCIQCEEDNRDQAVNILKISSAPFKELVSYEEVK; this is translated from the coding sequence GTGAAAAAGTGGTTCATCCTCTTTGATTCTACAAATCACGCAATAATGGCAGAACATTTTCTAAAAAAAGAGAGATTGAAGATTAGAATAGTACCAGTTCCAAGAGAGTTAAGCTCTAATTGTGGAGTTTGTATTCAATGTGAAGAAGACAATAGAGATCAAGCTGTAAATATATTGAAAATTTCTTCTGCACCCTTCAAAGAACTAGTTTCTTATGAGGAAGTAAAATAA
- a CDS encoding tetratricopeptide repeat protein, giving the protein MKFFIILVLVTVVFAATTPQKYKDAYELYKNKNYEESVILFNELINEDNDDFYSGNAYYWLGMIDYNSKKYQESVLKFLKVLTCKNEWKYADAMLKIANCYERLDMNDKAMIYYDEILKLKTKNEKLVSDQVLEIAKSKKGE; this is encoded by the coding sequence ATGAAATTTTTCATAATTCTTGTTCTAGTTACGGTTGTTTTTGCTGCTACTACTCCGCAAAAATACAAGGATGCGTATGAACTATACAAAAATAAAAATTACGAAGAATCAGTCATATTATTCAATGAATTGATCAACGAAGACAATGATGATTTTTACTCTGGAAATGCCTATTACTGGCTAGGGATGATTGATTACAACTCTAAAAAATATCAAGAATCTGTTCTGAAGTTTTTAAAGGTTCTTACTTGTAAAAACGAATGGAAATATGCAGATGCTATGCTTAAAATAGCAAATTGTTATGAAAGATTAGATATGAATGATAAGGCAATGATCTATTATGATGAAATATTGAAATTAAAAACAAAAAATGAGAAGCTTGTAAGTGATCAGGTACTGGAGATCGCTAAATCTAAAAAAGGAGAATAA